The following is a genomic window from Solanum stenotomum isolate F172 chromosome 4, ASM1918654v1, whole genome shotgun sequence.
attTTGAACCATTATTTCGAAAGTACAATGAGTTCAATGCTAAAGTTCTGTTTTTGGTTAAATCATGTACTCAAAGCTCACGACGTTGATCGGTTTCTTATTGTTTTATGAAAAGGGTCGAGCCGTCTTTGCAAGTGGAAGTCCCTTTCCTCCAGTAGAGTACAATAACAAACTCCACATTCCTAGCCAGGTTTGTTAATGCATATATATGCTTAAATTCCTTTTGTAAAGTACCATCGATCACAATCAACTCGATTATGGTTAATTTACGTTCTTTCATGCAATATCACAGGCAAACAATTGTTACATATTCCCAGGATTTGGTTTTGGCTTGGTCATGGCTGGCGCTATCCGTGTGCACAACGACATGCTTTTAGCAGCTTGTAAGTACtcttttgtttcaatttctttgtcttactttcctatTAAGTtcgttttaaaaagaatgtttcttttctcttttgataaatgataactctttaattttaacttccCACATGGCATGTTCATGTACCACATAGTCAAAAGTTgaatttactttcttaaactccgtctCAAGTCAAAACTAGACAaccaaattgaaacagagggaatATTTGAATTACAAACCTTATATTGAAATCTCATATCTTGACCATCATAGGTGGTAAATGGGTGAGTTGGGTCAAATTTGGACAAGTCAATCCCCTCTCCAACCGCCTAACGTGTCACATTCTCCCCTCTACTTTAAACTTTaagtattaatttttgtttacaCGAAACAGCGGAAGCGTTGGCCAGTCAAGTAACTGAAGAACATTATGGCAAGGGGATGATTTACCCTCCATTTGGTAATATCAGAAAAATCTCAGCTCATATTGCTGCTAATGTTGCTGCTAAAGCGTATGAACTCGGTGAGCCCATTTCTTCCTTTTTCGTCATATACGTCTTAATTGGATTTAAGTTATATGTACCGATAACGCTAAAAACTTTACAGCATTCGTATAAATCAATGTCCATTATATAGAGCTATTTATAATTACCTTTTAAGTGATTTGATTGTGTTACATACACACAGGCATTGCGACACGTCTGCCTCAGCCTGCAGATTTGTTGAAGTATGCTGAGAGTTGCATGTATACTCCGAATTATCGCAGCTATCGctgataaattaaattaaataaataacctTTCACATGTTGTAATTTTATGGATGATCTTTTTGGTAAATTTTGTAGTCCATGTAAAAGCAGCAATGTGTTTGTACTGTAGTTTGAATAAAATGGATCTTGATTACCCTTCATgatatataacaataataatattatattctgaAAAAGgccaaatatattttcaaacttttaaaaatgatatGTGTATATCCTTGGTTATATATATCCTTCTAGTGAAGGAATCTTTTTTGTGAAGGTATGCATCCACTAACACTCAATGGACCAGGACAATTTGTACTTTCGATGGGAATTCAACAAAGAACCCTCTGCGTGAAAGTTGGTAGTCCATGTGTCGAATTAGGGACAGAGCTAGTAAGGGTCTAGGGGTTCATTCAAAAGTTACACTGTACATATATggtaatattatattttatgtatatatatatatatatatagttaatgtTGTACAACACCTTTATGAATGCTGGCTCCACCACTATGTCGAAATCAATTTGGAAGTCAAACTCAATTagttctttatttcttttgaaCAAGTTTCTAAAtccattttttgttcttttatttgaattcatAATAACAATAACTTGCACATTTcattaatgaaaagaaaagtgAAGGCCCAAATTGTAACACTTAAGTAGAGCATGATAAGAAAGCAATCCTAGAAGAAGAATTAAGTAAGATCATATTCCTCAATCCTACTAGCTAAAGGTATCAATGGTTTTTTGTTCCGAAAAGTCTAATTTTGATcgtacaaaataaaacaaacgaACATGGTACAATATAAAATAACCATCCTAACTGTCCTTTTGACTCTAGCTCTTTCGCCTTCAACGCTTCCTTCACCTTGAGAAGAACTAGTGTCCTCCATTCATTCTGTTAAATGAGATGAAATAAGCATCATAAAATGTGTTAAGGTTGATTGAGCCAAGGaagtataaatttaaaatgtgtTAAATTTACCAGCTTTATAGTGCTATCATATTCCTTGAGATAACTAGTAAATTCTGCAACATCTCTCTTGTCAATAGCAGCTGCCAAACCCTATCATTTGCAAAAGTATTCTCctaaattatttgtatataatcatATTTGAAACACATTATGATCCTAGAGTTAATACAAGACATGCCATACCATTAGAAGCTTGCACTCACGCGTCCCTGAAAATGTTGTATCCAGTATCTACAAATTAGGATGTATTATGTACTTGAAACATATATCATGATTCATGTCCCGTTGAAATCTTAGGAGTCTTGAAAGGAAAACACTCTACCTGATATCGCTCCAAGGCGTTGTTAATTGCAATAACATTACCTCTAAAAAGTTGGCAAATACCAGCATTCAGAAGATGCCCTCTAACTCCATATTTCAACAAGTTGTTTCTGGTGGAGTATGTTGCTATCTCCTCAAACATCGCGATTGATCTTTGAAATCTTTGCGACAATACAAAATGCAAAACTTCAGTTATTCTTTCCATGTTCAGCAATACAAAACTATATTACGTACTActtcaagatgaagaatcttacTTTCCTACTTTAGCTGAGTATTCTGTAATTTTCTGCCTGCACTGATTTGCAGATGATGTTAAATCCATACTCTGAAAAAGATCAGCTATTTTCTGATAGTAAACGATAGCCAGCTCCAAATTATTCTCGTGTTCATATAATTTAGCAATGTCCTGGAtccaaaagatttttttatgtATCTTTCAAATGCATAATGAAAACATTCAGCAGTCGTCTATTGAAAACAACGAAAAGAGCACATTTGGATTCTCCTCCACAATATAGTTGTACCTGGTAATGTCTTGTGGTCGCGTTTAACCTTCCAATGTCCAGCAATATATGTGTTGCTTTCTCTAGACATGATATTGCTTCTGCAAGAAATAGACATATATCCATAAGACATTCCTGCAACGTCATACAAGATTCGTGCAATAGCACAATAAGGCAACACACAACTTTTCAAATTTGTCGTCATCTTGTAGTAATCAGCAGCAATATCATAAGAACGAGCAGCCTCAAGTTTCTGATCCAACTGATAAGATAAGAGAAAATAGTTTTAAGAATTTAAGTTTTTGTACAAAAGTTATAATGAAGAAGATCAAAAAACATACCTTCAGATGACAACTTGCTAATTTCACGTATACTGCTCCAACTCGATCCCCTGAAAGATGAACATTGTAAGATTAATGTGCATCTAATACTACATAAAACAGTAAGTCATCTTTGATAGATCCAACAAGAACAACAATAGCACGCTCACTATTCAATTTACCCATTAAAATCTATTGGCATCTGACACTAATTCAACTCTAAAAGCTAGCTCATTAAGAGAAAATTACACAAGTACTCCATATACGTAGACCACCCATCCATTtccaaccaatgtgggactttgaCTCACTCTAACACACCCAACTAGAGCATGTAGGCTTGGCAGTCGAAACAGGATTTGATACCATGTAAAAACACGATAACCGGAACCTAATTTGACCCCCAAAACTAACTCATGGTAGGAAAATTGCTCAAGTTCGTATAAGCAGATTCCATTCAATTATTATGAATTCTCTAAAAGTAGTTAAGGATCATCTTAGACCTTGCTACACTATATGGATTCAATTTCATTATTcaaaaaacaaattaggaatCTCTAAAAGTAATTAAGTATCATCTTAGACCTTGCTACACTATATTCCACtatcaaacaaacaaataaaggTAATGCACAAGTATCCGTGGACTGTGACCGAAATCTCAGATACACACCTTAATTAAACTAAGGTCTTATTATCCCAAACTTATTTGTTTTGGAATTTTATACACCTTTTGCCTTACATGATGGGTTCATGGGTTCAgggtaatagaaccttagtttagttaaaagatgtgtctctgaaatttcggtcatagtctaggggctGCTTATGCCTTATCCCAAGAACAAATGGTGTTCTAATACAAACATGATTTAGCGAATCTGAAGCGATCAACAGCTTTATAGAGTAAATCTGCAGCGTCATGATATTTGGACCCGAAAATTCCCCAATCATTGAGTTTCTTCTCAGCTTTCTTCACCAATTCTTCTCCTCTCGATATTTGATCTCCCTTTATGAAGAGGCCGTTAATCACTACAATAGTTAAGCAAAATATGATTAGTAACAAAAAATTAGAAGTATTAAGAATTGATTAGTGGTAAAACAAACCTGATTTATCCAACTTCATATTATTAGCagtttccctaaatttcttcaCAGCTTTCTTCACCAATTCTGATATTTGATTCCCCATTGTGACGAGAATTTTCTAAACCAAATTTCAACTAAATCCTATTTAAAACCGTACTTACAAATAGTACTAATTTGACTCAAAATAGAATTGTTTGGAAAAACAATTAACGATCAAAATTACCATCCTTGTCAAATTAGGTAATATGTATTCATATTATCTCGATTATTCATATTTAAAAGAAGTGGTTTATCTGAATTGAAATTTGTTATGAATTTATTAATTAGTAggataatatgtaattattttaaagtgaatTTATACTCTTTCTGTTTTTTTATATGCCATTATTATTATGAATAATTGGTtcataatatttgtcattttaaaaatcaatgcataaattacaatatttttcctattatacccttagttaattagttttgaatATAGATATTTGACCGACCTAGGAAAACTAATAAGTCATTAATATTCATTGTAATTACTTTATACATTGATTAATTACTCTCAATATTGCACTACTCTATAAAATCTCATTTTGAAAGCTAattcaacaaacaaaaaaaaaaaaaaaaaagacagcgaaaaataaaaaataatcgtgaaagttgaagcttcaataaattttatcaagGAAGATGACACTTCAAAAGGTTTAAAGAGTGTAAAAATAGAAGACTCAACCATTATATGTGAAggccaatttgagaaaaatcaagatCCAAATAAAGAAATTTTGCACAGTTTCGACTTGAATAAATTTTCAGACGAAGCATACAAGGATGAAAAATTACAACATATATTTAATACTATGCTAAAAAAATTAGTCTCAAAGTTTTATTAAATCCACATCTTTTTTCTTgtgataaataaagaaaaagtacCTCTTATATTGATAATAAGGTGAAGTTGATCATGATCtagaaaaaagaaagtgaatgaaaaactttgagttgttttccGTATCAAACTCTAGGTTGTATACATTCAGAATGTTTTTCtgcttttgaaatatttaaatattattatttcaaaagttgtatagtaatttttgaattgacttattttaaatatttttaagctGAAAATAGCTTTCAAGCGCAATATAGAAAAAATTTGTACTTTTGATGGGAATTCAACTGAGAACCCTATGCGTGAAAGTTTGAAACCTTGTTGGTAGTCCATATGTTGAATCAAGGGCAGGCTAGTAAGGGTCTAGGGGGTTCATCCGAAAGTTACATTGTACATATAGTGAATGTTGCAAACACATCTATGAATTCTGGCTCCAGCACTATGTCGAACTTAAGTTGGGAGTCAAACTCAATCAGTATAGAACGTCAGTCATAATGCCACTCacgtctttttttcttttcaacaa
Proteins encoded in this region:
- the LOC125862968 gene encoding alpha-soluble NSF attachment protein-like; translated protein: MGNQISELVKKAVKKFRETANNMKLDKSVINGLFIKGDQISRGEELVKKAEKKLNDWGIFGSKYHDAADLLYKAVDRFRFAKSWDRVGAVYVKLASCHLKLDQKLEAARSYDIAADYYKMTTNLKKAISCLEKATHILLDIGRLNATTRHYQDIAKLYEHENNLELAIVYYQKIADLFQSMDLTSSANQCRQKITEYSAKVGKFQRSIAMFEEIATYSTRNNLLKYGVRGHLLNAGICQLFRGNVIAINNALERYQILDTTFSGTRECKLLMGLAAAIDKRDVAEFTSYLKEYDSTIKLNEWRTLVLLKVKEALKAKELESKGQLGWLFYIVPCSFVLFCTIKIRLFGTKNH